One Suricata suricatta isolate VVHF042 chromosome X, meerkat_22Aug2017_6uvM2_HiC, whole genome shotgun sequence genomic region harbors:
- the SERTM2 gene encoding serine-rich and transmembrane domain-containing 2 → MTEVHFKYHGNLTGRAHFPTLATEVDNTSDKYSNLYMYVGLFLSLLAILLILLFTMLLRLKHVISPITSESTESVPQFTDVEMQSRIPTP, encoded by the coding sequence ATGACTGAGGTGCATTTCAAGTACCATGGAAATCTCACTGGCCGGGCCCATTTCCCCACCCTGGCAACAGAGGTTGATAACACTTCCGATAAGTATTCCAACCTCTACATGTATGTGGGCTTATTCCTGAGCCTCCTAGCCATTCTCCTCATCTTGCTCTTCACAATGCTCCTTCGGCTCAAACATGTCATCTCACCCATCACTTCTGAGAGCACAGAAAGTGTTCCTCAATTCACAGATGTAGAGATGCAGAGTCGAATCCCCACTCCTTAA